One genomic window of Tatumella citrea includes the following:
- a CDS encoding NADPH-dependent F420 reductase yields MNITVVGSGNVGSALVKQLSAAGHQVTLTARDLEKAAAVVKNYPGSRVAEAGKAADGAQLIILATPYDNAVAALISLGNLQGKVVVDVTNPLSADYMSLTVSGTTSAAEEIARALPGVTVVKAFNTLFAQVLSDGPQFADGQRATVFYAGDDNQAKQQVAALAEGLGFHTQDAGGLKNARYLEPLAGLNIYLGYGAGLGTQIAPTWISR; encoded by the coding sequence ATGAATATTACAGTCGTGGGTTCAGGTAATGTGGGTTCCGCGTTGGTCAAACAGTTAAGTGCTGCAGGCCATCAGGTCACGCTGACAGCGCGTGATCTGGAGAAGGCGGCTGCGGTGGTGAAAAACTACCCCGGCAGTCGTGTTGCTGAGGCCGGCAAAGCCGCAGACGGTGCACAGCTGATTATTCTGGCAACCCCTTATGATAATGCGGTTGCAGCATTGATTAGCCTGGGCAACCTGCAAGGGAAGGTGGTGGTTGACGTAACTAATCCGTTATCAGCAGATTATATGAGCCTGACGGTCAGTGGCACCACCTCAGCTGCAGAAGAGATTGCCCGCGCGCTTCCCGGCGTTACAGTGGTCAAAGCCTTTAACACCTTATTTGCTCAGGTTCTGAGTGACGGACCACAATTTGCAGACGGACAGCGTGCCACCGTATTCTATGCAGGTGATGACAACCAGGCTAAACAGCAGGTGGCGGCACTGGCCGAGGGGTTAGGTTTTCATACCCAGGATGCCGGGGGCCTGAAAAATGCCCGCTATCTGGAGCCACTGGCAGGCCTGAATATTTACCTGGGTTACGGTGCCGGTCTTGGCACTCAGATAGCGCCGACCTGGATCTCCCGCTAA
- a CDS encoding LLM class flavin-dependent oxidoreductase translates to MMEFGVYTFGDLAGTQRGSAAAHQRLQEIVAAARLADQAGLQVFGIGEHHRLDYAVSAPMVLLSHLAAVTRNIRLTTAVTVLSSADPVREYEAYSTVDQLSNGRTELLVGRGAFIESFPLFGYSLDDYEALYEEKLALLLKIVAEGEKPLDWQGNFRSPLQQAEIIPRHLNPQPVWIAAGGTPASALRAAKYGLGLNLAIIGNKPAAHLPFVESYYRAGEQHGFSRQQLPLAVSGHFHVAETSQQALQGFFPYYSHYIGNNLPAGRRGWTPDYNDYLQLTSEQGPVYVGSVQQIVDKILRVHELFGHRRFMAQLDIGGQPYEKVARSIELLADKVMPAVNKALGE, encoded by the coding sequence ATGATGGAATTTGGTGTCTACACTTTCGGTGATTTGGCCGGAACTCAGCGAGGCAGTGCGGCGGCTCATCAGCGTTTGCAGGAAATTGTTGCCGCTGCCCGTCTTGCTGATCAGGCCGGGTTACAGGTTTTTGGAATTGGTGAGCATCACCGGCTGGATTATGCCGTTTCGGCACCGATGGTATTACTGTCTCATCTGGCTGCAGTGACCCGTAATATTCGTCTGACGACAGCCGTGACCGTACTCAGCTCTGCCGATCCGGTACGGGAATATGAAGCCTATTCTACGGTGGACCAGCTCAGCAATGGTCGTACAGAATTGCTGGTCGGACGTGGCGCCTTTATCGAGTCTTTCCCGCTGTTTGGCTACTCTCTGGACGATTATGAAGCCTTGTATGAGGAAAAACTGGCCCTGTTATTAAAAATTGTCGCAGAAGGTGAGAAGCCGCTGGACTGGCAGGGAAATTTTCGTTCTCCTCTGCAGCAGGCCGAAATTATCCCGCGCCATCTGAACCCTCAGCCAGTATGGATCGCGGCGGGAGGAACACCGGCCAGTGCCTTACGGGCGGCAAAATATGGACTGGGGTTGAATCTGGCGATCATTGGCAATAAACCGGCAGCGCATTTACCGTTTGTGGAGAGCTACTATCGGGCCGGTGAGCAGCATGGTTTTTCCCGTCAGCAGTTACCGCTGGCAGTTTCTGGTCATTTTCATGTGGCAGAAACCAGTCAGCAAGCACTGCAAGGGTTCTTTCCCTATTACTCACATTATATTGGTAATAATCTGCCGGCCGGACGGCGTGGCTGGACCCCGGATTATAATGATTATCTTCAACTGACCAGTGAGCAGGGGCCGGTCTACGTCGGTTCAGTCCAGCAAATAGTTGATAAAATTCTTCGGGTTCACGAATTGTTTGGACACCGGCGATTTATGGCCCAGTTGGATATTGGCGGTCAGCCATATGAAAAAGTAGCCCGTTCTATCGAGCTGTTGGCCGATAAAGTGATGCCGGCAGTAAATAAAGCCCTCGGCGAATAA